The Microcebus murinus isolate Inina chromosome 1, M.murinus_Inina_mat1.0, whole genome shotgun sequence genome includes a region encoding these proteins:
- the LRRC2 gene encoding leucine-rich repeat-containing protein 2 translates to MGHKVVVFDISVIRALWETRVRKHKARQKKEEERLEKSALEKIKEEWNFVAECRRKGIPQAEYCKNGFIDTSVRLLEKIEKNALTRQSLLSKDSGKRSSRFVFELSGDHWKELPDSLKEQTHLREWHISNTLIQIIPAYIELFQAMRILDLPKNQISHLPAEIGCLKNLRELNVSFNHLTSIPPELGDCENLERLDCSGNLELTELPFELSNLKQVTFVDISANKFSSVPICVLRMSNLQWLDISNNNLNDLPQDIDRLEELQSFLLYKNRLTYLPQSMLNLRKLTLLVVSGDHLVELPTALCDSSTPLKFVSLMDNPIDNAQCQDGDEIMESEQDSRHFDKEFMKAYIEDLKERESVPSYTTKVSFSLQL, encoded by the exons ATGGGACATAAAGTGGTCGTGTTTGACATTTCTGTCATCAGAGCCTTGTGGGAAACTCGTGTCAGGAAGCACAAAGCTCggcagaagaaggaggaagaaaggctcGAGAAGAGTGCGCTGGAAAA GATAAAGGAGGAGTGGAACTTCGTGGCCGAGTGCCGGAGGAAGGGCATCCCCCAGGCCGAGTACTGCAAGAACGGCTTCATAGACACCAGTGTGCGGCTTCTGGAAAAGATCGAAAAGAACGCTCTCACGAGGCAGAGTTTGCTTTCCAAGGACAGCGGCAAGCGGAGCAGTAGGTTCGTGTTTGAGCTTTCCGGGGATCACTGGAAG GAGCTCCCGGATTCCTTGAAGGAGCAGACGCACCTGAGAGAGTGGCACATCAGCAATACCCTGATTCAAATCATTCCTGCGTATATCGAGCTGTTCCAAGCAATGAGAATTCTGGATCTGCCAAAAAACCAAATCTCGCATCTTCCAGCTGAAATTG GTTGTTTGAAGAACCTTAGAGAACTAAATGTGAGTTTCAACCATCTGACGAGCAttcctccagaactgggagactGCGAAAATCTAGAAAGACTGGATTGTTCTGGGAATCTAGAATTAACTGAGCTGCCCTTTGAA TTAAGTAATTTGAAGCAAGTTACATTTGTAGATATCTCAGCAAACAAGTTTTCAAGCGTCCCGATATGTGTCCTGCGGATGTCTAATTTGCAGTGGTTGGATATCAGCAACAATAACCTGAATGACCTGCCACAAGATATAGACAG GCTGGAAGAACTGCAGAGCTTTCTCTTGTACAAAAACAGGCTGACCTATCTTCCTCAGTCCATGCTTAACCTAAGGAAGCTCACCCTGCTAGTCGTCAGTGGGGACCATCTGGTGGAGCTCCCAACTGCCCTTTGCGACTCATCCACACCATTAAA ATTTGTGAGCCTTATGGACAACCCCATTGATAATGCACAATGTCAAGACGGCGATGAAATAATGGAAAGTGAACAGGATAGCCGACATTTtgataaagaatttatgaaagcCTATATTGAAGATCTTAAAGAAAGAG aATCTGTTCCCAGCTATACCACCAAAGTATCTTTTAGCCTTCAACTTTGA